Proteins encoded in a region of the Nicotiana tomentosiformis chromosome 9, ASM39032v3, whole genome shotgun sequence genome:
- the LOC104109850 gene encoding uncharacterized protein isoform X1, whose protein sequence is MEDNFVDGDRPTVMVTNDDGIDAPGLRALVNVLVSTNRFHVLVCAPDSEKSAVSHSITWRHALSVKQVDIRGATAFSVSGTPADCTSLGISKALFPSVPDLVISGVNMGDNCGYHIVYSGTVAGAREAFFNGIPAVSVSYNWVRGKSNVNDFTLAAKACLPIISAILAEIKRNNYPQNCFLNIDVPTDVINHKGYRLTRQGKSFVKMGWRQVNSEREGGKVLSTMTMETNSSESAEARALKKAPQDHLLFKKQVTRILVEDGDTDYCSLREGYITVTPLGGLSPAELDAVSFFQNWLPSVVDHYPSSAL, encoded by the exons ATGGAGGATAACTTCGTCGACGGCGATCGACCGACGGTGATGGTGACGAACGACGACGGAATCGACGCGCCGGGATTAAGAGCTCTAGTTAATGTGCTTGTTTCTACCAATCGCTTTCACGTCCTTGTTTGTGCTCCTGACTC AGAAAAGTCAGCTGTTAGTCATAGCATTACATGGCGTCATGCCCTTTCTGTTAAGCAGGTGGACATTAGAGGAGCAACAGCCTTTTCAGTTTCAG GAACTCCAGCAGATTGTACTTCTTTGGGTATCTCCAAAGCTCTTTTCCCTTCAGTACCTGATCTG GTGATCAGTGGTGTTAATATGGGTGACAACTGCGGCTATCATAT AGTATACTCGGGTACAGTGGCTGGCGCTAGGGAGGCTTTCTTCAATGGTATTCCTGCTGTGTCTGTATCATATAATTG GGTTCGTGGAAAAAGCAATGTTAATGACTTCACATTGGCTGCTAAAGCATGCTTACCCATCATCAGCGCTATATTAGCTGAAATCAAAAGAAACAACTATCCCCAAAATTGCTTTCTGAATATTGATGTGCCAACAGATGTCATCAATCACAAG GGATACCGTCTGACTAGACAAGGAAAAAGTTTTGTCAAAATGGGATGGAGGCAAGTTAATTCTGAACGAGAAGGAGGAAAAGTATTATCCACAATGACTATGGAGACGAATTCATCAGAAAGTGCAGAAGCTAGAGCTTTGAAAAAGGCACCACAAGATCATCTACTGTTCAAGAAACAA GTTACCAGAATTCTAGTGGAGGATGGTGATACAGACTACTGTTCTCTCCGAGAAGGATAT ATAACTGTCACACCCCTTGGCGGCTTGTCTCCAGCAGAGCTAGATGCTGTTTCATTCTTTCAGAATTGGCTGCCCAGTGTTGTTGATCATTACCCTTCCTCTGCTTTATAG
- the LOC104109850 gene encoding uncharacterized protein isoform X4 has protein sequence MCLFLPIAFTSLFVLLTQKSQLLVIALHGVMPFLLSRWTLEEQQPFQFQELQQIVLLWVISGVNMGDNCGYHIVYSGTVAGAREAFFNGIPAVSVSYNWVRGKSNVNDFTLAAKACLPIISAILAEIKRNNYPQNCFLNIDVPTDVINHKGYRLTRQGKSFVKMGWRQVNSEREGGKVLSTMTMETNSSESAEARALKKAPQDHLLFKKQVTRILVEDGDTDYCSLREGYITVTPLGGLSPAELDAVSFFQNWLPSVVDHYPSSAL, from the exons ATGTGCTTGTTTCTACCAATCGCTTTCACGTCCTTGTTTGTGCTCCTGACTC AGAAAAGTCAGCTGTTAGTCATAGCATTACATGGCGTCATGCCCTTTCTGTTAAGCAGGTGGACATTAGAGGAGCAACAGCCTTTTCAGTTTCAG GAACTCCAGCAGATTGTACTTCTTTGG GTGATCAGTGGTGTTAATATGGGTGACAACTGCGGCTATCATAT AGTATACTCGGGTACAGTGGCTGGCGCTAGGGAGGCTTTCTTCAATGGTATTCCTGCTGTGTCTGTATCATATAATTG GGTTCGTGGAAAAAGCAATGTTAATGACTTCACATTGGCTGCTAAAGCATGCTTACCCATCATCAGCGCTATATTAGCTGAAATCAAAAGAAACAACTATCCCCAAAATTGCTTTCTGAATATTGATGTGCCAACAGATGTCATCAATCACAAG GGATACCGTCTGACTAGACAAGGAAAAAGTTTTGTCAAAATGGGATGGAGGCAAGTTAATTCTGAACGAGAAGGAGGAAAAGTATTATCCACAATGACTATGGAGACGAATTCATCAGAAAGTGCAGAAGCTAGAGCTTTGAAAAAGGCACCACAAGATCATCTACTGTTCAAGAAACAA GTTACCAGAATTCTAGTGGAGGATGGTGATACAGACTACTGTTCTCTCCGAGAAGGATAT ATAACTGTCACACCCCTTGGCGGCTTGTCTCCAGCAGAGCTAGATGCTGTTTCATTCTTTCAGAATTGGCTGCCCAGTGTTGTTGATCATTACCCTTCCTCTGCTTTATAG
- the LOC104109850 gene encoding uncharacterized protein isoform X2 translates to MEDNFVDGDRPTVMVTNDDGIDAPGLRALVNVLVSTNRFHVLVCAPDSEKSAVSHSITWRHALSVKQVDIRGATAFSVSGTPADCTSLGISKALFPSVPDLVISGVNMGDNCGYHMVRGKSNVNDFTLAAKACLPIISAILAEIKRNNYPQNCFLNIDVPTDVINHKGYRLTRQGKSFVKMGWRQVNSEREGGKVLSTMTMETNSSESAEARALKKAPQDHLLFKKQVTRILVEDGDTDYCSLREGYITVTPLGGLSPAELDAVSFFQNWLPSVVDHYPSSAL, encoded by the exons ATGGAGGATAACTTCGTCGACGGCGATCGACCGACGGTGATGGTGACGAACGACGACGGAATCGACGCGCCGGGATTAAGAGCTCTAGTTAATGTGCTTGTTTCTACCAATCGCTTTCACGTCCTTGTTTGTGCTCCTGACTC AGAAAAGTCAGCTGTTAGTCATAGCATTACATGGCGTCATGCCCTTTCTGTTAAGCAGGTGGACATTAGAGGAGCAACAGCCTTTTCAGTTTCAG GAACTCCAGCAGATTGTACTTCTTTGGGTATCTCCAAAGCTCTTTTCCCTTCAGTACCTGATCTG GTGATCAGTGGTGTTAATATGGGTGACAACTGCGGCTATCATAT GGTTCGTGGAAAAAGCAATGTTAATGACTTCACATTGGCTGCTAAAGCATGCTTACCCATCATCAGCGCTATATTAGCTGAAATCAAAAGAAACAACTATCCCCAAAATTGCTTTCTGAATATTGATGTGCCAACAGATGTCATCAATCACAAG GGATACCGTCTGACTAGACAAGGAAAAAGTTTTGTCAAAATGGGATGGAGGCAAGTTAATTCTGAACGAGAAGGAGGAAAAGTATTATCCACAATGACTATGGAGACGAATTCATCAGAAAGTGCAGAAGCTAGAGCTTTGAAAAAGGCACCACAAGATCATCTACTGTTCAAGAAACAA GTTACCAGAATTCTAGTGGAGGATGGTGATACAGACTACTGTTCTCTCCGAGAAGGATAT ATAACTGTCACACCCCTTGGCGGCTTGTCTCCAGCAGAGCTAGATGCTGTTTCATTCTTTCAGAATTGGCTGCCCAGTGTTGTTGATCATTACCCTTCCTCTGCTTTATAG
- the LOC104109850 gene encoding uncharacterized protein isoform X3 produces MEDNFVDGDRPTVMVTNDDGIDAPGLRALVNVLVSTNRFHVLVCAPDSWTLEEQQPFQFQELQQIVLLWVISGVNMGDNCGYHIVYSGTVAGAREAFFNGIPAVSVSYNWVRGKSNVNDFTLAAKACLPIISAILAEIKRNNYPQNCFLNIDVPTDVINHKGYRLTRQGKSFVKMGWRQVNSEREGGKVLSTMTMETNSSESAEARALKKAPQDHLLFKKQVTRILVEDGDTDYCSLREGYITVTPLGGLSPAELDAVSFFQNWLPSVVDHYPSSAL; encoded by the exons ATGGAGGATAACTTCGTCGACGGCGATCGACCGACGGTGATGGTGACGAACGACGACGGAATCGACGCGCCGGGATTAAGAGCTCTAGTTAATGTGCTTGTTTCTACCAATCGCTTTCACGTCCTTGTTTGTGCTCCTGACTC GTGGACATTAGAGGAGCAACAGCCTTTTCAGTTTCAG GAACTCCAGCAGATTGTACTTCTTTGG GTGATCAGTGGTGTTAATATGGGTGACAACTGCGGCTATCATAT AGTATACTCGGGTACAGTGGCTGGCGCTAGGGAGGCTTTCTTCAATGGTATTCCTGCTGTGTCTGTATCATATAATTG GGTTCGTGGAAAAAGCAATGTTAATGACTTCACATTGGCTGCTAAAGCATGCTTACCCATCATCAGCGCTATATTAGCTGAAATCAAAAGAAACAACTATCCCCAAAATTGCTTTCTGAATATTGATGTGCCAACAGATGTCATCAATCACAAG GGATACCGTCTGACTAGACAAGGAAAAAGTTTTGTCAAAATGGGATGGAGGCAAGTTAATTCTGAACGAGAAGGAGGAAAAGTATTATCCACAATGACTATGGAGACGAATTCATCAGAAAGTGCAGAAGCTAGAGCTTTGAAAAAGGCACCACAAGATCATCTACTGTTCAAGAAACAA GTTACCAGAATTCTAGTGGAGGATGGTGATACAGACTACTGTTCTCTCCGAGAAGGATAT ATAACTGTCACACCCCTTGGCGGCTTGTCTCCAGCAGAGCTAGATGCTGTTTCATTCTTTCAGAATTGGCTGCCCAGTGTTGTTGATCATTACCCTTCCTCTGCTTTATAG
- the LOC104109850 gene encoding uncharacterized protein isoform X5, with protein MEDNFVDGDRPTVMVTNDDGIDAPGLRALVNVLVSTNRFHVLVCAPDSWTLEEQQPFQFQELQQIVLLWVISGVNMGDNCGYHMVRGKSNVNDFTLAAKACLPIISAILAEIKRNNYPQNCFLNIDVPTDVINHKGYRLTRQGKSFVKMGWRQVNSEREGGKVLSTMTMETNSSESAEARALKKAPQDHLLFKKQVTRILVEDGDTDYCSLREGYITVTPLGGLSPAELDAVSFFQNWLPSVVDHYPSSAL; from the exons ATGGAGGATAACTTCGTCGACGGCGATCGACCGACGGTGATGGTGACGAACGACGACGGAATCGACGCGCCGGGATTAAGAGCTCTAGTTAATGTGCTTGTTTCTACCAATCGCTTTCACGTCCTTGTTTGTGCTCCTGACTC GTGGACATTAGAGGAGCAACAGCCTTTTCAGTTTCAG GAACTCCAGCAGATTGTACTTCTTTGG GTGATCAGTGGTGTTAATATGGGTGACAACTGCGGCTATCATAT GGTTCGTGGAAAAAGCAATGTTAATGACTTCACATTGGCTGCTAAAGCATGCTTACCCATCATCAGCGCTATATTAGCTGAAATCAAAAGAAACAACTATCCCCAAAATTGCTTTCTGAATATTGATGTGCCAACAGATGTCATCAATCACAAG GGATACCGTCTGACTAGACAAGGAAAAAGTTTTGTCAAAATGGGATGGAGGCAAGTTAATTCTGAACGAGAAGGAGGAAAAGTATTATCCACAATGACTATGGAGACGAATTCATCAGAAAGTGCAGAAGCTAGAGCTTTGAAAAAGGCACCACAAGATCATCTACTGTTCAAGAAACAA GTTACCAGAATTCTAGTGGAGGATGGTGATACAGACTACTGTTCTCTCCGAGAAGGATAT ATAACTGTCACACCCCTTGGCGGCTTGTCTCCAGCAGAGCTAGATGCTGTTTCATTCTTTCAGAATTGGCTGCCCAGTGTTGTTGATCATTACCCTTCCTCTGCTTTATAG
- the LOC104109850 gene encoding uncharacterized protein isoform X6, with protein MEDNFVDGDRPTVMVTNDDGIDAPGLRALVNVLVSTNRFHVLVCAPDSEKSAVSHSITWRHALSVKQVDIRGATAFSVSGTPADCTSLGISKALFPSVPDLVISGVNMGDNCGYHIVYSGTVAGAREAFFNGIPAVSVSYNWVRGKSNVNDFTLAAKACLPIISAILAEIKRNNYPQNCFLNIDVPTDVINHKVTRILVEDGDTDYCSLREGYITVTPLGGLSPAELDAVSFFQNWLPSVVDHYPSSAL; from the exons ATGGAGGATAACTTCGTCGACGGCGATCGACCGACGGTGATGGTGACGAACGACGACGGAATCGACGCGCCGGGATTAAGAGCTCTAGTTAATGTGCTTGTTTCTACCAATCGCTTTCACGTCCTTGTTTGTGCTCCTGACTC AGAAAAGTCAGCTGTTAGTCATAGCATTACATGGCGTCATGCCCTTTCTGTTAAGCAGGTGGACATTAGAGGAGCAACAGCCTTTTCAGTTTCAG GAACTCCAGCAGATTGTACTTCTTTGGGTATCTCCAAAGCTCTTTTCCCTTCAGTACCTGATCTG GTGATCAGTGGTGTTAATATGGGTGACAACTGCGGCTATCATAT AGTATACTCGGGTACAGTGGCTGGCGCTAGGGAGGCTTTCTTCAATGGTATTCCTGCTGTGTCTGTATCATATAATTG GGTTCGTGGAAAAAGCAATGTTAATGACTTCACATTGGCTGCTAAAGCATGCTTACCCATCATCAGCGCTATATTAGCTGAAATCAAAAGAAACAACTATCCCCAAAATTGCTTTCTGAATATTGATGTGCCAACAGATGTCATCAATCACAAG GTTACCAGAATTCTAGTGGAGGATGGTGATACAGACTACTGTTCTCTCCGAGAAGGATAT ATAACTGTCACACCCCTTGGCGGCTTGTCTCCAGCAGAGCTAGATGCTGTTTCATTCTTTCAGAATTGGCTGCCCAGTGTTGTTGATCATTACCCTTCCTCTGCTTTATAG